From the Excalfactoria chinensis isolate bCotChi1 chromosome 1, bCotChi1.hap2, whole genome shotgun sequence genome, one window contains:
- the LOC140254614 gene encoding uncharacterized protein, producing the protein MSILGIRVPDRKPEWEDSSVYTPVVRRHRRCDAVVCFYHGGRWQAEEEGPWQLILCSSCGAENTHRECSHSCIRRNTWDCDRCAGLGTSASTISVLAALSTASQESLQPSHSPQEPEDSQPIQSSQAASGPSHCFLLPEISELGTEGGVIFSAVPGLQVGHEDVPAHHGSSHTITSGTEGSSHTSTRRDTSRASRAAAAAARRRRPRQRGMSRTRSRSPLQGRAPGSQSRARRPQGSRRTPAPAALSRARSTSRPATRRSFRASLHSDAEEWSRQPREARMRSRPSEAHRAPNAHRRLRRGCRRRQRLPQE; encoded by the exons ATGTCCATCCTGGGGATCCGTGTCCCAGacag AAAACCAGAATGGGAGGACAGTTCCGTGTACACACCAGTTGTACGGAGGCACAGGCGCTGTGATGCCGTCGTGTGCTTTTACCATGGAGGCAGGTGGCAGGCAGAAGAAGAGGG GCCCTGGCAGCTGATcctgtgcagctcctgtggaGCGGAGAACACCCACCGAGAGTGCTCCCACTCGTGCATCAGAAGGAACACGTGGGACTGCGACAGATGTGCTGGCCTGGGAACCT CCGCCAGCACCATCTCGGTGCTtgctgcactcagcactgccagccaggagagcctgcagccatcccacagcccccaggAACCTGAGGACAGCCAGCCCATCCAAAGCAGCCAGGCAGCATCGGGGCCATCACACTGTTTCCTGCTGCCAGAGATCAGCGAGCTGGGAACAGAAGGTGGGGTGATCTTCTCAGCTGTTCCTGGACTTCAGGTTGGACACGAGGATGTCCCAGCACACCATGGGAGCAGCCATACGATCACCTCAGGCACTGAAGGCAGCTCCCACACCTCCACCAGACGGGACACATCAAGAGCCTCCAGAGCAGCCGCTGCGGCTGCACGCAGAAGGCGTCCCAGGCAGCGGGGAATGAGCCGGACACGAAGCCGCTCCCCGCTGCAAGGTCGGGCCCCAGGTTCCCAAAGCCGGGCAAGAAGACCTCAAGGCAGCAGGCGcacaccagctccagctgctctgagcagagcccGCAGCACCTCCAGACCAGCAACACGGAGGTCCTTCAGGGCTTCCCTGCATTCAGATGCTGAGGAATGGTCCAGGCAGCCACGGGAAGCCCGCATGCGAAGCCGTCCCTCGGAGGCACATCGAGCCCCAAATGCCCACCGCCGGCTCCGAAGAGGCTGCAGGAGACGGCAGAGGCTGCCCCAGGAATGA
- the LOC140254669 gene encoding uncharacterized protein gives MSILGIRVPDRKPEWEDSSVYTPVVRRHRRCDAVVCFYHGGRWQAEEEGPWQLILCSSCGAENTHRECSHSCIRRNTWDCDRCAGLGTSASTISVLAALSTASQESLQPSHSPQEPEDSQPIQSSQAASGPSHCFLLPEISELGTEGGVIFSAVPGLQVGHEDVPAHHGSSHTITSGTEGSSHTSTRRDTSRASRAAAAAARRRRPRQRGMSRTRSRSPLQGRAPGSQSRARRPQGSRRTPAPAALSRARSTSRPATRRSFRASLHSDAEEWSRQPREARMRSRPSEAHRAPNAHRRLRRGCRRRQRLSQE, from the exons ATGTCCATCCTGGGGATCCGTGTCCCAGacag AAAACCAGAATGGGAGGACAGTTCCGTGTACACACCAGTTGTACGGAGGCACAGGCGCTGTGATGCCGTCGTGTGCTTTTACCATGGAGGCAGGTGGCAGGCAGAAGAAGAGGG GCCCTGGCAGCTGATcctgtgcagctcctgtggaGCGGAGAACACCCACCGAGAGTGCTCCCACTCGTGCATCAGAAGGAACACGTGGGACTGCGACAGATGTGCTGGCCTGGGAACCT CCGCCAGCACCATCTCGGTGCTtgctgcactcagcactgccagccaggagagcctgcagccatcccacagcccccaggAACCTGAGGACAGCCAGCCCATCCAAAGCAGCCAGGCAGCATCGGGGCCATCACACTGTTTCCTGCTGCCAGAGATCAGCGAGCTGGGAACAGAAGGTGGGGTGATCTTCTCAGCTGTTCCTGGACTTCAGGTTGGACACGAGGATGTCCCAGCACACCATGGGAGCAGCCATACGATCACCTCAGGCACTGAAGGCAGCTCCCACACCTCCACCAGACGGGACACATCAAGAGCCTCCAGAGCAGCCGCTGCGGCTGCACGCAGAAGGCGTCCCAGGCAGCGGGGAATGAGCCGGACACGAAGCCGCTCCCCGCTGCAAGGTCGGGCCCCAGGTTCCCAAAGCCGGGCAAGAAGACCTCAAGGCAGCAGGCGcacaccagctccagctgctctgagcagagcccGCAGCACCTCCAGACCAGCAACACGGAGGTCCTTCAGGGCTTCCCTGCATTCAGATGCTGAGGAATGGTCCAGGCAGCCACGGGAAGCCCGCATGCGAAGCCGTCCCTCGGAGGCACATCGAGCCCCAAATGCCCACCGCCGGCTCCGAAGAGGCTGCAGGAGACGGCAGAGGCTGTCCCAGGAATGA